One Deltaproteobacteria bacterium genomic window, GCTGGCGTGCCGCGATCGTCGCCTCCTCGCCCTGATCGGACGGCTCGTAGAAGCGGGTGCCGACCAGCGCGTCCGGGAGATACTGCTCGCGGACGAAGTGACTCGGCTCGTCGTGCGGGTAGCGGTAGCCCTTCGCGTAGCCGAGCTCGCGCAGCAGCTCGGTCGGCGCGTTGCGCAGGTGGAGCGGGACCGGAAGCGCTCCGTGCTCGCTCGCGGCCGCCGACGCCGACGAGATCGCCCGCAGGCTCGCGTTGCTCTTCGGCGCGCACGCCAGGTAGGTCGTGGCCTGGGACAGGATCAGCCGCCCCTCGGGCAGACCGACGCGGTCGAACGCCTCGGCGGCCGCGACCGCGACGACCAGTCCGTTCGGATCCGCATTGCCCACGTCCTCGGAGGCGAAGATCAGGAGACGCCTCAGGACGAAGCGGGGCTCCTCGCCCCCGTCGAGCATTCGCGCGAGCCAGTAGACCGCAGCGTCCGGATCGCTCCCGCGCAGGCTCTTGATGAACGCGGAGATCACGTCGTAGTGCGCCTCGCCGCCCTTGTCGTAGTCGGGCAGGCGCGACTCGAAGGCGGCGGCGACGTGCTCGCGCTCGATGGTCCGCTCGGCGCGCTCGGCGGCGGATTCGAGCAATCCGAGCGCGCGGCGCGCGTCGCCTTGCGCGATGCGCGCGATCAGCGCGAGCGCGTCCGGCGCGATTCCGAGGTCGCGCTCGCCGAGGCCGCGCTCGCGATCGTCGAGGGCGCGGCGCACGATCGAGGCGATCGCCGCCTCGTCGAGCGGCGCGAGCGTGAAGATCCGCGAGCGCGAGCGCAGCGCCGGGATCACCTCGAAGGAGGGGTTCTCGGTCGTCGCTCCGAGCAGGACCACCGTCCCGCGCTCGACGCACGGCAGCAGCGCGTCCTGCTGCGCCTTGTTGAAGCGGTGGATCTCGTCGATGAACAGGGCCGTGCGCACGCCGCGCCGGCGCTCCTCCTCGGCGCGCGCGATCTCGTCGCGCAGATCCTTCACGCCGGAGAGCACGGCCGAGATCGCGGCGAAGCGCAATCCGGCGCGCTCGCAGAG contains:
- a CDS encoding replication-associated recombination protein A, whose amino-acid sequence is MDLFPREPAATPQAAPDAPLAERMRPRRLEEFAGQAHLLGPGGPLGPLLAAKGKLPSCIFWGPPGSGKTTLARLLCERAGLRFAAISAVLSGVKDLRDEIARAEEERRRGVRTALFIDEIHRFNKAQQDALLPCVERGTVVLLGATTENPSFEVIPALRSRSRIFTLAPLDEAAIASIVRRALDDRERGLGERDLGIAPDALALIARIAQGDARRALGLLESAAERAERTIEREHVAAAFESRLPDYDKGGEAHYDVISAFIKSLRGSDPDAAVYWLARMLDGGEEPRFVLRRLLIFASEDVGNADPNGLVVAVAAAEAFDRVGLPEGRLILSQATTYLACAPKSNASLRAISSASAAASEHGALPVPLHLRNAPTELLRELGYAKGYRYPHDEPSHFVREQYLPDALVGTRFYEPSDQGEEATIAARQRARWSGPDDGSGER